A window of Carassius carassius chromosome 44, fCarCar2.1, whole genome shotgun sequence contains these coding sequences:
- the si:ch211-15p9.2 gene encoding LOW QUALITY PROTEIN: pyruvate dehydrogenase [acetyl-transferring]-phosphatase 1, mitochondrial (The sequence of the model RefSeq protein was modified relative to this genomic sequence to represent the inferred CDS: inserted 4 bases in 2 codons; substituted 1 base at 1 genomic stop codon), which translates to MSLTQINHVLKTNEYSLKPNGYDGRYNGSVKGFYSNILPSNSPCEDRRSVAMCLQSRSMLFGVFDVHAGSACAQAVSERLFYYIAMSLFPFKTLTEIEEAVESERPVLPVLQWHKHPNDYVSADAGKLYFNSLRTYWQEMIELHKDDDSDIQTSLRNAFKRLDNDISLEAQVDFGVHFTIHXPLRVALSGCTACVAHVDRENLHVANLGDSRAVLGVQGDDGRWSALTVTNDHNSHNPDEMQRVHSEHPPSEWKTVVKHDRLLGLLIPFRGFGDMKFKWSGELLNRIYEARPELLIGNENAKMLLPDYHTPPYLIADPEITYHKLRPQDKLLILATDGLWELMHRQTVVQVLGEHLSDMQWKKPVSGLCXLLLQERKSRAFSAGXDENSATHLIRHALGSDGCGSLEPKRIAKMLSLPQDLARMYRDDITIIVIHFNS; encoded by the exons ATGTCTCTCACACAAATAAACCATGTTTTGAAGACTAATGAATATAGTTTAAAACCAAACGGCTATGATGGACGGTATAACGGGTCAGTAAAAGGGTTTTATAGTAATATCCTACCATCAAACTCCCCATGTGAAGACAGACGGAGTGTTGCAATGTGTCTACAGAGCCGAAGCATGCTGTTTGGAGTGTTTGATGTCCACGCAGGTTCTGCTTGTGCACAAGCAGTTAGTGAACGCCTCTTTTACTATATAGCCATGTCTCTGTTTCCATTTAAGACTTTAACTGAGATAGAGGAGGCTGTGGAGAGTGAAAGGCCTGTACTTCCGGTGCTACAATGGCACAAGCACCCTAACGACTATGTTAGCGCAGATGCAGGCAAACTATACTTCAACAGCCTGAGGACATACTGGCAGGAGATGATAGAACTGCATAAGGATGATGACAGTGATATACAAACATCTTTAAGAAACGCTTTCAAGAGACTGGATAACGATATTTCCTTGGAGGCCCAGGTGGACTTTGGGGTTCATTTTACTATTCA ACCTCTCAGAGTGGCTCTGTCTGGATGCACGGCTTGTGTGGCTCACGTGGACCGAGAAAATCTTCATGTGGCCAATCTGGGTGACAGCAGAGCAGTGCTCGGGGTACAAGGGGATGATGGGAGGTGGTCAGCTCTCACTGTTACCAATGACCACAATTCCCACAACCCAGACGAGATGCAACGGGTACATTCAGAACATCCTCCTTCTGAGTGGAAGACAGTGGTAAAACATGACCGGTTATTGGGCCTGTTGATTCCTTTCAGGGGTTTTGGAGACATGAAGTTCAAGTGGAGTGGTGAGCTCTTGAACCGCATCTACGAGGCACGTCCAGAGCTGCTGATCGGGAACGAAAATGCAAAAATGCTGCTACCGGACTACCACACACCACCTTACCTCATAGCAGATCCAGAAATTACATATCACAAATTGCGACCACAAGACAAATTATTGATTTTAGCTACTGATGGTCTCTGGGAACTGATGCACAGGCAGACTGTGGTGCAGGTCTTGGGGGAACATCTGTCTGACATGCAGTGGAAGAAGCCAGTTTCTGGACTGTG TTTATTGCTGCAAGAGAGGAAGAGTAGAGCTTTTTCTGCTGGATGAGATGAGAACAGTGCTACTCATCTGATCCGTCATGCTCTGGGTAGCGATGGCTGCGGCTCCCTTGAACCCAAGCGCATAGCAAAAATGCTCAGTCTGCCACAGGATTTGGCTAGGATGTACAGAGATGACATAACAATAATAGTCATCCACTTTAATAGTTAA
- the LOC132126570 gene encoding cysteine desulfurase-like isoform X2, with protein MMNRILSSKLVDSMCGISSRRLSFAQSAVNTVQKQKELIKSRELEKDELRPLYMDFQATTPMDPRVLDAMLPYQVNYYGNPHSRTHAYGWESETAMEKARKQVADLIGADPREIVFTSGATESNNMSIKGVARFYKAKKNHIITTQTEHKCVLDSCRILEAEGFEVTYLPVKNNGLIDLKQLQETIRPYTSLVSIMTVNNEIGVKQPIEEIGHLCRSKNVFFHTDAAQAVGKIPINVNDWKVDLMSISGHKIYGPKGVGALYVRRRPRVRIEPLQNGGGQERGLRSGTVPTPLVVGFGAACEIAQQELEYDHKRVTVLANRLVQKIMSEIPDVVMNGDPEQRYPGCVNLSFAYVEGESLLMALKDVALSSGRFGIGRFTTEEEVDYTVEKCIQQVKRLREMSPLWEMVQEGIDLKSIKWTQH; from the exons ATGATGAACAGGATTCTGTCAAGTAAACTTGTGGACTCCATGTGTGGGATCTCCAGCCGTCGACTGAGCTTCGCTCAAAGCGCTGTTAACACTGTGCAGAAGCAGAAAG AGTTGATCAAGAGTAGGGAACTAGAAAAGGATGAACTGAGACCGCTGTATATGGACTTTCAGGCCACCACACCCATG GACCCAAGGGTTCTGGATGCCATGCTTCCCTATCAAGTCAATTACTACGGGAACCCACATTCCAGGACTCACGCTTATGGATGGGAGAGCGAGACTGCAATGGAAAAAGCAAGAAAA CAAGTAGCAGATCTTATTGGTGCTGACCCGAGGGAGATTGTGTTCACCAGTGGTGCGACTGAGTCCAACAATATGTCAATCAAA ggtgTGGCTCGGTTTTATAAGGCTAAGAAAAACCACATCATCACCACCCAGACTGAGCACAAGTGTGTGCTGGACTCCTGCCGAATTCTGGAGGCAGAGGGTTTTGAAGTAACCTATTTACCTGTGAAAAATAATGGACTGATTGATTTGAAG CAATTACAGGAAACGATCCGTCCATATACCAGTTTGGTGTCTATAATGACTGTCAACAATGAGATTGGTGTCAAACAGCCAATCGAAGAAATAG GTCATCTGTGTAGAtccaaaaatgtgtttttccacactgatgctgctcAGGCTGTTGGAAAGATCCCCATTAATGTCAATGATTGGAAAGTGGATCTGATGTCCATCAGCGGCCATAAGATCTACGGGCCCAAAG GAGTTGGGGCTTTGTACGTGAGGAGGAGACCCAGAGTTCGTATTGAGCCTTTGCAGAATGGAGGGGGACAGGAAAGGGGTCTACGTTCAGGAACCGTGCCCACACCTCTAGTCGTAGGCTTTGGAGCCGCCTGTGAGATTGCCCAGCAAGAGTTAGAG TACGATCACAAACGTGTGACAGTGCTTGCAAATCGCCTCGTGCAGAAGATCATGTCAGAGATTCCTGATGTTGTGATGAATGGAGACCCAGAGCAGAGGTACCCAG GGTGTGTCAATTTATCATTTGCCTATGTTGAGGGGGAGAGTCTGTTGATGGCGTTAAAAGATGTTGCGCTTTCATCTGGAAG gttTGGAATTGGCAGATTTACCACAGAGGAGGAAGTGGACTATACAGTGGAGAAGTGTATTCAGCAGGTCAAACGGCTGAGGGAGATGAG TCCATTATGGGAAATGGTTCAGGAAGGCATTGACCTTAAAAGCATCAAATGGACCCAGCACTGA
- the LOC132126570 gene encoding cysteine desulfurase-like isoform X1, which produces MMNRILSSKLVDSMCGISSRRLSFAQSAVNTVQKQKELIKSRELEKDELRPLYMDFQATTPMDPRVLDAMLPYQVNYYGNPHSRTHAYGWESETAMEKARKQVADLIGADPREIVFTSGATESNNMSIKGVARFYKAKKNHIITTQTEHKCVLDSCRILEAEGFEVTYLPVKNNGLIDLKQLQETIRPYTSLVSIMTVNNEIGVKQPIEEIGHLCRSKNVFFHTDAAQAVGKIPINVNDWKVDLMSISGHKIYGPKGVGALYVRRRPRVRIEPLQNGGGQERGLRSGTVPTPLVVGFGAACEIAQQELEYDHKRVTVLANRLVQKIMSEIPDVVMNGDPEQRYPGCVNLSFAYVEGESLLMALKDVALSSGSACTSASLEPSYVLRAIGADEDLAHSSIRFGIGRFTTEEEVDYTVEKCIQQVKRLREMSPLWEMVQEGIDLKSIKWTQH; this is translated from the exons ATGATGAACAGGATTCTGTCAAGTAAACTTGTGGACTCCATGTGTGGGATCTCCAGCCGTCGACTGAGCTTCGCTCAAAGCGCTGTTAACACTGTGCAGAAGCAGAAAG AGTTGATCAAGAGTAGGGAACTAGAAAAGGATGAACTGAGACCGCTGTATATGGACTTTCAGGCCACCACACCCATG GACCCAAGGGTTCTGGATGCCATGCTTCCCTATCAAGTCAATTACTACGGGAACCCACATTCCAGGACTCACGCTTATGGATGGGAGAGCGAGACTGCAATGGAAAAAGCAAGAAAA CAAGTAGCAGATCTTATTGGTGCTGACCCGAGGGAGATTGTGTTCACCAGTGGTGCGACTGAGTCCAACAATATGTCAATCAAA ggtgTGGCTCGGTTTTATAAGGCTAAGAAAAACCACATCATCACCACCCAGACTGAGCACAAGTGTGTGCTGGACTCCTGCCGAATTCTGGAGGCAGAGGGTTTTGAAGTAACCTATTTACCTGTGAAAAATAATGGACTGATTGATTTGAAG CAATTACAGGAAACGATCCGTCCATATACCAGTTTGGTGTCTATAATGACTGTCAACAATGAGATTGGTGTCAAACAGCCAATCGAAGAAATAG GTCATCTGTGTAGAtccaaaaatgtgtttttccacactgatgctgctcAGGCTGTTGGAAAGATCCCCATTAATGTCAATGATTGGAAAGTGGATCTGATGTCCATCAGCGGCCATAAGATCTACGGGCCCAAAG GAGTTGGGGCTTTGTACGTGAGGAGGAGACCCAGAGTTCGTATTGAGCCTTTGCAGAATGGAGGGGGACAGGAAAGGGGTCTACGTTCAGGAACCGTGCCCACACCTCTAGTCGTAGGCTTTGGAGCCGCCTGTGAGATTGCCCAGCAAGAGTTAGAG TACGATCACAAACGTGTGACAGTGCTTGCAAATCGCCTCGTGCAGAAGATCATGTCAGAGATTCCTGATGTTGTGATGAATGGAGACCCAGAGCAGAGGTACCCAG GGTGTGTCAATTTATCATTTGCCTATGTTGAGGGGGAGAGTCTGTTGATGGCGTTAAAAGATGTTGCGCTTTCATCTGGAAG CGCCTGCACATCTGCTTCCTTGGAGCCCTCGTATGTCCTTAGAGCAATAGGAGCAGATGAGGACTTGGCACACTCATCTATTCG gttTGGAATTGGCAGATTTACCACAGAGGAGGAAGTGGACTATACAGTGGAGAAGTGTATTCAGCAGGTCAAACGGCTGAGGGAGATGAG TCCATTATGGGAAATGGTTCAGGAAGGCATTGACCTTAAAAGCATCAAATGGACCCAGCACTGA